In Gossypium hirsutum isolate 1008001.06 chromosome D06, Gossypium_hirsutum_v2.1, whole genome shotgun sequence, one genomic interval encodes:
- the LOC107900980 gene encoding dolichyl-phosphate beta-glucosyltransferase, translating to MENEYLLHFGSELETAAVRNCLKNNQGFEGGCVARFLGRLSFEPLKENPLFGPSSNTIVKQGMLHSRGELLLMLDADGASKVTDLEKLENQIHAIVRKDYHPGDSVAGEATFRISDIPIVAFGSRAHHEEKALATRKWYRNFLMKGFHLVVLLAAGPGIRDTQCGFKMFTRFAARKLFTNIRLKRWCFDVEIVFLCKWFGIPMLEISVNWSEIPGSKVNPLSIPNMLWELALMSVGYRTRIWKINS from the exons atggaaaatgaatatttg CTTCATTTTGGTTCAGAACTGGAAACCGCTGCTG TAAGAAACTGTCTTAAGAACAATCAGGGATTTGAAGGTGGTTGTGTGGCTAGGTTCCTTGGCAGGCTTTCTTTTGAACCTTTGAAAGAAAATCCTCTCTTTGGTCCTTCTTCTAATAC CATTGTAAAACAGGGAATGCTACATTCACGTGGTGAATTACTTCTAATGCTAGATGCCGATGGGGCTTCCAAGGTTACTGACCtagaaaaacttgaaaaccag ATCCATGCAATTGTGAGAAAAGATTATCACCCTGGTGATTCAGTAGCCGGAGAGGCAACTTTTAGAATTTCTGATATCCCAATAGTTGCATTTGGATCTCGTGCCCATCATGAGGAGAAAGCTCTAGCTACG AGGAAGTGGTACCGCAATTTTTTGATGAAGGGTTTTCATCTTGTGGTTCTCTTGGCTGCTGGTCCTGGAATTCGTGATACGCAG TGTGGTTTTAAGATGTTTACTAGGTTTGCAGCAAGGAAGCTTTTTACCAATATCCGGTTGAAAAG GTGGTGTTTCGATGTTGAAATAGTTTTCCTTTGCAAATGGTTTGGTATTCCAATGCTGGAGATATCTGTAAACTGGTCCGAAATTCCAGGATCCAAGGTAAATCCATTGAGTATACCAAACATGCTTTGGGAGCTTGCCCTCATGTCCGTAGGATACAGAACTCGAATCTGGAAAATTAACTCCTGA